From the genome of Drosophila melanogaster chromosome 2L, one region includes:
- the CG44085 gene encoding uncharacterized protein, isoform K, translating to MATSTLQSPSPSPSNASVSSKNPQLKRVVYSKYRELLGSYNDKANAIIDTLPAYMVRQDRGFQLSELPVNGDANRNGLELSYGQRGGGGSGNGGYEAPACVQNAMMTKDKKPFTYTPGGIDLSQIRSERMAKRLARNAQSEGATGAAQQNRPAQPQSPGGPGGAASSIGAAAMGMPFQVLPPPPPPPQPQSGKNGTQGASAAPPPPPPQQPSTLAPPTGRLSAPGSPATARKSPTPQRFEPPPLGFRPEIKIPPNPMAALRKVAPPVEKNTFWKDEYIKDRSKSPLPEVAPAANGGYSSTTSDAVDGPRPSAASVESSYSPYTPTPQVPPVAKSPPVQYQQPTPPATPPQQQQQQSEQQPATRPEFRSVPMPTSPAVNVYTRQSDSPRSPFEPQQQQQQQQPQRSTESPFRFAQQQQQQSPQQRPPTAISPLAQVQQQQQQQLQQQQQQQLQQQQQQQLQQQQQQLQQLQQQQFQQQQLQQQQFQQQQLQQQQQQQQQQQQQQQQQQPAVQSVPWRTQRAQPGAQQQQDSHPQPIYNNVQQQQQRSRDVFSPARNETSAANTFNSQQQQNQFGGAAKPTNVGSLYIAPLAQPTEPQAQRILLQQQQQSSARDSPMRQLPQQQPQTNQPMRWLSSQPASKEQAPWARLEENGNVLPSTLRQTTPQPQVVPQQQPQQQQQPQQQQQPTFYQPQLVQGNGYGPTPVSAAPISLQNFGSNPQPGGLRLQINLNTNGNSSNNTNQSAPRERIIPITLEQTPTYAAAQPNFGGYQNYPPQAQRYPSPNQPTSTSNNTNGNATRLIPIAIEGGRGGPVSQSPVLLQNDPRSPPIQSKSFRILQKITDTVDDGSGNGDSRQDLQQTPQEAELQRPQFARQMSAQQARNSPTIEQMRRLQIGQDQQNNHQQSGTPLAWSPQGNGVSAQNRFTQQRYDAPQQQQQYVPPSEQQAPEPKKYTGSAIPSRSFKILQAMTTPENAGPGQSDL from the exons ATGGCCACCTCAACGCTGCAATCTCCGTCGCCGTCGCCATCAAACGCCTCCGTGTCATCCAAGAATCCGCAGCTGAAGCGCGTAGTGTACTCCAAATATCGGGAACTACTTGGTTCTTATAATGATAAGGCCAATGCCATCATCGACACTCTGCCCGCATATATGGTTCGTCAGGATCGCGGATTTCAGTTGTCGGAGCTGCCCGTGAACGGGGATGCCAATCGCAACGGCCTGGAATTGTC GTATGGACAGCGCGGAGGAGGCGGATCCGGAAACGGTGGCTACGAGGCGCCCGCGTGCGTGCAGAACGCGATGATGACAAAAGACAAGAAGCCCTTCACCTACACGCCCGGCGGCATTGATCTCTCCCAGATCCGGTCGGAGCGGATGGCCAAGCGGTTGGCGCGCAATGCCCAATCGGAAGGAGCAACCGGAGCCGCCCAACAGAACAGACCCGCCCAGCCACAGTCGCCAGGTGGGCCAGGTGGTGCAGCCAGTTCGATTGGAGCCGCTGCCATGGGCATGCCGTTCCAGGtgctgccgccgccaccaccgccgccgcaaCCACAGTCGGGTAAGAATGGCACCCAAGGTGCTAGCGCCGcacccccaccaccacccccacaACAACCCAGCACATTAGCGCCACCCACTGGGCGCCTAAGTGCCCCTGGTTCCCCGGCTACGGCGCGCAAATCGCCAACTCCACAGCGTTTTGAGCCACCACCACTGGGATTCCGGCCGGAGATCAAGATACCGCCAAATCCCATGGCTGCACTGCGCAAGGTGGCACCGCCCGTGGAGAAGAACACGTTCTGGAAGGACGAGTACATTAAGGATCGCTCCAAGAGTCCGCTGCCCGAGGTGGCACCTGCTGCGAATGGAGGATATAGCAGCACCACATCCGATGCCGTTGATG GTCCAAGACCATCGGCGGCTAGCGTTGAAAGCAGCTACAGTCCTTACACTCCGACTCCGCAAGTGCCGCCCGTGGCCAAGAGTCCTCCGGTGCAATATCAACAGCCAACGCCACCGGCAAcaccgccgcagcagcagcagcaacagtcggAGCAGCAGCCTGCAACACGCCCGGAGTTCCGCAGTGTGCCCATGCCCACATCGCCAGCGGTGAACGTCTACACACGTCAATCGGACAGTCCCAGATCGCCTTTCgagccgcagcaacagcagcagcagcagcaaccacagcGATCCACTGAGAGCCCCTTCCGGTttgcacagcagcaacagcaacagtcaCCGCAGCAGCGTCCACCAACAGCGATATCGCCGCTGGCtcaggtgcagcagcagcagcaacagcagttgcaacagcagcagcaacagcagttgcaacagcagcagcaacagcagttgcaacagcagcagcaacagctccagcagctgcagcaacagcagttccagcagcaacaattgcagcaacaacagttccagcaacaacagttgcagcagcagcaacagcagcaacagcagcaacagcagcagcaacagcagcagcaaccggCTGTTCAATCAGTACCATGGCGCACTCAACGTGCTCAGCCTGGagcacaacagcaacaggatTCGCATCCACAACCAATCTACAACAAtgttcagcagcagcaacaaagatCTCGCGATGTCTTCAGTCCGGCAAGGAATGAAACATCGGCAGCAAACACGTTCAAttcacagcagcaacaaaaccAATTTGGTGGAGCAGCAAAGCCG ACCAACGTTGGATCGCTTTACATAGCTCCACTGGCCCAGCCCACTGAACCGCAGGCTCAACGAATCCttttgcaacagcagcagcagtcatCTGCTCGGGATTCTCCCATGCGCCAACTtccacagcagcagccgcagacCAATCAACCGATGAGATGGCTCAGTTCACAGCCGGCTAGCAAGGAGCAGGCTCCATGGGCTCGTCTCGAGGAGAATGGCAACGTCCTGCCCTCCACCTTGCGTCAGACTACCCCGCAGCCCCAAGTCGTCCCTCAGCAGcaaccacagcagcagcagcagccacagcagcagcagcagcccacCTTCTACCAGCCGCAGTTGGTCCAAGGTAATGGCTACGGACCAACACCGGTTTCAGCCGCTCCCATCAGTCTGCAGAACTTCGGATCAAATCCACAGCCTGGAGGACTACGTTTGCAGATCAACTTAAACACcaatggcaacagcagcaataacaCAAATCAAAGTGCTCCACGG GAGCGTATCATACCGATAACTCTAGAGCAGACGCCGACATATGCCGCAGCCCAGCCCAACTTTGGTG GTTACCAGAATTACCCACCACAAGCCCAGCGATACCCGTCGCCCAATCAGCCAACGAGTACGAGTAACAACACCAATGGCAATGCCACCCGGCTAATCCCGATAGCCATCGAGGGAGGACGAGGCGGTCCAGTGTCCCAGTCGCCAGTGCTGCTGCAGAA CGATCCACGCTCACCGCCCATCCAATCGAAATCGTTTAGAATATTGCAAAAGATAACCGACACCGTGGACGATGGCAGCGGGAATGGCGATTCGCGGCAGGACTTGCAGCAGACGCCCCAGGAGGCGGAGCTGCAGCGGCCGCAGTTCGCCCGCCAGATGAGCGCCCAGCAGGCAAGGAATAGTCCGACCATCGAGCAGATGCGACGCCTGCAAATCGGACAGGATCAGCAGAATAACCATCAGCAGTCGGGTACGCCACTAGCTTGGTCCCCGCAAG GTAATGGAGTCTCCGCTCAGAACCGATTCACGCAACAACGATATG ATGCcccccaacaacaacagcaatatgTGCCTCCAAGTGAACAGCAAGCTCCGGAACCCAAAAAATACACAGGCAGCGCTATACCCAGTCGATCATTCAAAATTCTACAGGCAATGACAACACCTGAAAATGCCG GACCTGGTCAATCGGATCTATAA
- the CG44085 gene encoding uncharacterized protein, isoform N produces the protein MATSTLQSPSPSPSNASVSSKNPQLKRVVYSKYRELLGSYNDKANAIIDTLPAYMVRQDRGFQLSELPVNGDANRNGLELSYGQRGGGGSGNGGYEAPACVQNAMMTKDKKPFTYTPGGIDLSQIRSERMAKRLARNAQSEGATGAAQQNRPAQPQSPGGPGGAASSIGAAAMGMPFQVLPPPPPPPQPQSGKNGTQGASAAPPPPPPQQPSTLAPPTGRLSAPGSPATARKSPTPQRFEPPPLGFRPEIKIPPNPMAALRKVAPPVEKNTFWKDEYIKDRSKSPLPEVAPAANGGYSSTTSDAVDGPRPSAASVESSYSPYTPTPQVPPVAKSPPVQYQQPTPPATPPQQQQQQSEQQPATRPEFRSVPMPTSPAVNVYTRQSDSPRSPFEPQQQQQQQQPQRSTESPFRFAQQQQQQSPQQRPPTAISPLAQVQQQQQQQLQQQQQQQLQQQQQQQLQQQQQQLQQLQQQQFQQQQLQQQQFQQQQLQQQQQQQQQQQQQQQQQQPAVQSVPWRTQRAQPGAQQQQDSHPQPIYNNVQQQQQRSRDVFSPARNETSAANTFNSQQQQNQFGGAAKPTNVGSLYIAPLAQPTEPQAQRILLQQQQQSSARDSPMRQLPQQQPQTNQPMRWLSSQPASKEQAPWARLEENGNVLPSTLRQTTPQPQVVPQQQPQQQQQPQQQQQPTFYQPQLVQGNGYGPTPVSAAPISLQNFGSNPQPGGLRLQINLNTNGNSSNNTNQSAPRERIIPITLEQTPTYAAAQPNFGGHIIRSANQFVDQGYQNYPPQAQRYPSPNQPTSTSNNTNGNATRLIPIAIEGGRGGPVSQSPVLLQNGNYNLYVHQCPLEAEILYRKNRLSDPRSPPIQSKSFRILQKITDTVDDGSGNGDSRQDLQQTPQEAELQRPQFARQMSAQQARNSPTIEQMRRLQIGQDQQNNHQQSGNGVSAQNRFTQQRYDAPQQQQQYVPPSEQQAPEPKKYTGSAIPSRSFKILQAMTTPENAGPGQSDL, from the exons ATGGCCACCTCAACGCTGCAATCTCCGTCGCCGTCGCCATCAAACGCCTCCGTGTCATCCAAGAATCCGCAGCTGAAGCGCGTAGTGTACTCCAAATATCGGGAACTACTTGGTTCTTATAATGATAAGGCCAATGCCATCATCGACACTCTGCCCGCATATATGGTTCGTCAGGATCGCGGATTTCAGTTGTCGGAGCTGCCCGTGAACGGGGATGCCAATCGCAACGGCCTGGAATTGTC GTATGGACAGCGCGGAGGAGGCGGATCCGGAAACGGTGGCTACGAGGCGCCCGCGTGCGTGCAGAACGCGATGATGACAAAAGACAAGAAGCCCTTCACCTACACGCCCGGCGGCATTGATCTCTCCCAGATCCGGTCGGAGCGGATGGCCAAGCGGTTGGCGCGCAATGCCCAATCGGAAGGAGCAACCGGAGCCGCCCAACAGAACAGACCCGCCCAGCCACAGTCGCCAGGTGGGCCAGGTGGTGCAGCCAGTTCGATTGGAGCCGCTGCCATGGGCATGCCGTTCCAGGtgctgccgccgccaccaccgccgccgcaaCCACAGTCGGGTAAGAATGGCACCCAAGGTGCTAGCGCCGcacccccaccaccacccccacaACAACCCAGCACATTAGCGCCACCCACTGGGCGCCTAAGTGCCCCTGGTTCCCCGGCTACGGCGCGCAAATCGCCAACTCCACAGCGTTTTGAGCCACCACCACTGGGATTCCGGCCGGAGATCAAGATACCGCCAAATCCCATGGCTGCACTGCGCAAGGTGGCACCGCCCGTGGAGAAGAACACGTTCTGGAAGGACGAGTACATTAAGGATCGCTCCAAGAGTCCGCTGCCCGAGGTGGCACCTGCTGCGAATGGAGGATATAGCAGCACCACATCCGATGCCGTTGATG GTCCAAGACCATCGGCGGCTAGCGTTGAAAGCAGCTACAGTCCTTACACTCCGACTCCGCAAGTGCCGCCCGTGGCCAAGAGTCCTCCGGTGCAATATCAACAGCCAACGCCACCGGCAAcaccgccgcagcagcagcagcaacagtcggAGCAGCAGCCTGCAACACGCCCGGAGTTCCGCAGTGTGCCCATGCCCACATCGCCAGCGGTGAACGTCTACACACGTCAATCGGACAGTCCCAGATCGCCTTTCgagccgcagcaacagcagcagcagcagcaaccacagcGATCCACTGAGAGCCCCTTCCGGTttgcacagcagcaacagcaacagtcaCCGCAGCAGCGTCCACCAACAGCGATATCGCCGCTGGCtcaggtgcagcagcagcagcaacagcagttgcaacagcagcagcaacagcagttgcaacagcagcagcaacagcagttgcaacagcagcagcaacagctccagcagctgcagcaacagcagttccagcagcaacaattgcagcaacaacagttccagcaacaacagttgcagcagcagcaacagcagcaacagcagcaacagcagcagcaacagcagcagcaaccggCTGTTCAATCAGTACCATGGCGCACTCAACGTGCTCAGCCTGGagcacaacagcaacaggatTCGCATCCACAACCAATCTACAACAAtgttcagcagcagcaacaaagatCTCGCGATGTCTTCAGTCCGGCAAGGAATGAAACATCGGCAGCAAACACGTTCAAttcacagcagcaacaaaaccAATTTGGTGGAGCAGCAAAGCCG ACCAACGTTGGATCGCTTTACATAGCTCCACTGGCCCAGCCCACTGAACCGCAGGCTCAACGAATCCttttgcaacagcagcagcagtcatCTGCTCGGGATTCTCCCATGCGCCAACTtccacagcagcagccgcagacCAATCAACCGATGAGATGGCTCAGTTCACAGCCGGCTAGCAAGGAGCAGGCTCCATGGGCTCGTCTCGAGGAGAATGGCAACGTCCTGCCCTCCACCTTGCGTCAGACTACCCCGCAGCCCCAAGTCGTCCCTCAGCAGcaaccacagcagcagcagcagccacagcagcagcagcagcccacCTTCTACCAGCCGCAGTTGGTCCAAGGTAATGGCTACGGACCAACACCGGTTTCAGCCGCTCCCATCAGTCTGCAGAACTTCGGATCAAATCCACAGCCTGGAGGACTACGTTTGCAGATCAACTTAAACACcaatggcaacagcagcaataacaCAAATCAAAGTGCTCCACGG GAGCGTATCATACCGATAACTCTAGAGCAGACGCCGACATATGCCGCAGCCCAGCCCAACTTTGGTG GTCACATAATACGCTCAGCTAATCAATTTGTCGATCAAGGTTACCAGAATTACCCACCACAAGCCCAGCGATACCCGTCGCCCAATCAGCCAACGAGTACGAGTAACAACACCAATGGCAATGCCACCCGGCTAATCCCGATAGCCATCGAGGGAGGACGAGGCGGTCCAGTGTCCCAGTCGCCAGTGCTGCTGCAGAA TGGCAATTACAATTTGTATGTGCACCAGTGTCCGCTCGAGGCGGAGATCCTCTACAGAAAGAATCGTCTCAG CGATCCACGCTCACCGCCCATCCAATCGAAATCGTTTAGAATATTGCAAAAGATAACCGACACCGTGGACGATGGCAGCGGGAATGGCGATTCGCGGCAGGACTTGCAGCAGACGCCCCAGGAGGCGGAGCTGCAGCGGCCGCAGTTCGCCCGCCAGATGAGCGCCCAGCAGGCAAGGAATAGTCCGACCATCGAGCAGATGCGACGCCTGCAAATCGGACAGGATCAGCAGAATAACCATCAGCAGTCGG GTAATGGAGTCTCCGCTCAGAACCGATTCACGCAACAACGATATG ATGCcccccaacaacaacagcaatatgTGCCTCCAAGTGAACAGCAAGCTCCGGAACCCAAAAAATACACAGGCAGCGCTATACCCAGTCGATCATTCAAAATTCTACAGGCAATGACAACACCTGAAAATGCCG GACCTGGTCAATCGGATCTATAA